A window of Bacteroidetes Order II. bacterium contains these coding sequences:
- the folE gene encoding GTP cyclohydrolase I FolE: protein MCDFRPEPEEFEVSPTTHGYERSDTYNAETTDRIAQNIRQNLQLLGEDATREGLQKTPERVAKAMQFMTQGYHQDPRKILTSALFEEDYSEMILVKNIEFYSMCEHHMLPFFGKAHVAYIPNGRIVGLSKIPRVVNIFARRLQVQERMTLQIRDAIQEVLQPLGVAVVLEARHMCMMVRGVEKQDSSTITSAVSGEFMKEATRAEFMKLIRSHARGL from the coding sequence ATGTGTGACTTCCGTCCAGAACCCGAAGAATTTGAGGTATCTCCAACGACCCATGGCTACGAGAGAAGCGATACCTATAACGCCGAAACAACCGATCGGATTGCTCAGAACATCCGGCAAAATTTGCAGCTCTTGGGTGAGGATGCAACACGCGAGGGGTTGCAAAAAACACCGGAGCGGGTGGCCAAGGCCATGCAATTTATGACGCAAGGGTATCACCAAGACCCCCGCAAAATCCTTACCTCCGCACTATTCGAGGAAGACTATAGCGAAATGATTTTGGTGAAAAACATCGAATTTTATTCGATGTGCGAACATCATATGCTCCCTTTTTTTGGAAAAGCACACGTGGCCTATATCCCGAATGGCCGTATTGTGGGCTTGAGCAAAATTCCACGGGTCGTGAACATTTTCGCACGGCGGCTACAAGTACAAGAACGCATGACGCTTCAAATCCGCGATGCCATTCAAGAGGTTCTCCAGCCTTTGGGCGTGGCGGTAGTATTAGAAGCCCGTCATATGTGTATGATGGTTCGGGGGGTGGAAAAACAAGACTCCTCTACCATTACCAGTGCCGTGAGTGGTGAATTTATGAAAGAGGCCACCCGTGCCGAATTCATGAAGCTCATTCGTTCCCACGCAAGGGGCTTATGA
- a CDS encoding TonB-dependent receptor has protein sequence MLRPVKTLIGLVFLLTPFVAMAQSGKVAGNVTDASSGAPLPGATVRLEPTRLGAATDNAGRYVVTRVPDGEYTLSVTFIGYRNFKRAVTVRNGGEVVVNVSLQEDPTGLDEVVVTGLAATNSKAIAPVATSKVDVGALTQDKSFSNVNQMLAGKVSGVTVASSSGNVAGGLRFDIRSGGGLFGGGQPLIIVDGARILDIQSLTFGTGGQSMGTFVTLNPDDIQNIEVLKGPAGGALYGTSGANGVVIITTKSGKKAQGAGGLKIEYKGITGYNERQKEYTEDMAMSYKGHNALYIKGPIQQHTLNAAGSTGAINYFTSFDQRKEEGILRNNGLDRTSFRANFEAYPSDKFTIRVSSSFSNSKADLPQNDNNILGYLGNTLLFGPNLTTGVRRDWGFTDSLAVENIQTQSEVNRFIGSVGLDFNPIQGLSLKATMGFDGFDQRDDQTFPANFRYSGRTKGERNVAMRRYQLLNYDATARYSTSFSEIRSNTSIGLTAFANTASNFFITKQNFATELTTNVGAGADFIGGNEGFGDSREAGVFVRQELTFKDAILVYGGARMDFASSVGRNAPNAIYPQAGLSINLERLGIMPSHFNLLKFRTAYGASGVLPGSLDGYDRLWTAVNSGYGGAGVLAQIGNAGIKPESLQEVEAGLDAELLNSRIGFEITGFYNFATNAIIGKPNAPSTGQTASSVPFNVGKLNGWGVESKIYGTPVKSQNAVLDLTFIWNYNDNEVKDIGDSQPIYDGFSRNVIKAGLTRSAFYLPIVVGANFDANGKYLSPKFQTDANGVQERVYVGRPMPLYNGSFTANLNLFKSLNVYVLTDWALGHSMFNGTQQFHSNPTYGNNKAYNELRAQLGLVTIPNITALAVGSAEYKTAAEKLVYMEHSVISNYIQPADYFKIREVSVSYNIGQLLTKTTANKVLKGASLSVAGRNLWTLTDPKFKGADVEINGTGARSLGRGQDFLTLQTPRQYYATLSLGF, from the coding sequence ATGCTCAGACCTGTAAAAACACTGATCGGTTTGGTTTTCCTTCTTACACCGTTTGTGGCGATGGCCCAAAGTGGGAAAGTAGCAGGAAACGTAACTGATGCTAGTTCTGGCGCTCCGTTGCCAGGTGCAACCGTCCGTTTGGAACCTACACGCCTTGGTGCTGCCACCGATAACGCGGGCCGTTATGTGGTAACACGTGTACCAGATGGTGAATATACCCTCTCTGTCACCTTTATCGGTTACCGCAACTTTAAACGTGCGGTGACGGTGCGAAATGGCGGTGAAGTGGTGGTAAATGTCTCACTTCAAGAAGACCCCACAGGTCTCGATGAGGTGGTAGTAACGGGTTTGGCCGCTACAAACTCGAAGGCCATTGCCCCTGTAGCAACCTCCAAGGTGGATGTGGGCGCGCTGACGCAGGACAAGTCTTTCTCGAATGTAAACCAAATGTTGGCGGGCAAAGTCTCTGGCGTTACGGTGGCTTCTTCATCGGGGAATGTGGCGGGCGGTTTGCGCTTCGACATTCGTTCCGGTGGTGGTCTTTTTGGCGGCGGTCAGCCATTGATTATTGTAGATGGTGCCCGCATTTTGGACATCCAAAGCCTTACGTTCGGAACAGGGGGGCAGTCTATGGGAACGTTTGTCACCCTAAACCCAGACGACATCCAAAATATTGAAGTGCTCAAGGGGCCAGCAGGTGGCGCACTCTACGGAACGAGTGGTGCAAATGGTGTTGTAATCATTACCACAAAATCCGGCAAAAAAGCCCAAGGCGCTGGCGGCCTAAAAATCGAATACAAAGGCATTACAGGCTATAACGAGCGTCAAAAAGAATATACCGAAGACATGGCAATGTCGTATAAAGGACACAATGCCTTGTACATCAAAGGCCCTATCCAACAGCACACGCTTAATGCCGCAGGAAGTACAGGAGCCATCAACTACTTCACCTCGTTTGATCAACGTAAAGAAGAAGGAATCCTCCGAAACAATGGCCTTGACCGGACGAGCTTCCGCGCCAACTTCGAAGCGTATCCTTCCGATAAGTTCACGATTCGCGTCTCCTCCAGTTTCTCCAATAGCAAAGCAGACCTTCCACAAAACGACAACAACATCCTTGGTTATTTGGGTAATACCTTGTTGTTTGGACCTAACTTGACGACAGGTGTAAGACGCGACTGGGGCTTTACCGATAGCTTGGCCGTAGAAAACATCCAAACCCAATCGGAAGTCAACCGCTTTATCGGGTCTGTTGGGTTAGACTTTAATCCCATTCAAGGACTTTCGCTAAAGGCCACGATGGGCTTCGACGGCTTTGACCAACGCGACGACCAAACGTTCCCTGCAAACTTCCGGTATTCCGGTAGAACCAAAGGAGAGCGCAACGTGGCCATGCGCCGCTATCAACTATTAAACTATGATGCTACGGCGCGTTATAGCACCTCTTTTAGTGAGATTAGATCCAATACTAGTATCGGATTAACGGCTTTTGCCAATACAGCCTCTAACTTCTTCATCACCAAACAAAATTTTGCCACCGAGCTAACGACCAATGTGGGTGCAGGGGCAGATTTTATTGGCGGTAACGAGGGCTTTGGTGATAGTCGCGAGGCAGGCGTTTTTGTGCGGCAAGAATTGACCTTTAAAGATGCCATTTTGGTATATGGCGGTGCACGGATGGACTTTGCCAGCTCGGTTGGGCGCAATGCACCGAATGCGATTTATCCGCAAGCGGGCCTTTCGATTAACTTAGAGCGACTCGGTATCATGCCATCGCACTTTAACCTCTTGAAATTCCGTACGGCCTATGGTGCATCAGGGGTATTGCCCGGTTCGTTGGATGGCTACGACCGTCTTTGGACTGCCGTAAACTCTGGCTATGGTGGTGCTGGGGTGTTGGCACAAATCGGGAATGCGGGTATTAAGCCAGAAAGCCTACAAGAAGTGGAAGCTGGTCTGGATGCCGAGTTATTGAATAGCCGTATTGGTTTTGAAATCACCGGATTCTACAACTTTGCCACAAACGCCATTATTGGGAAGCCCAATGCACCTTCTACAGGACAGACCGCCTCATCGGTGCCGTTCAATGTCGGTAAACTGAATGGCTGGGGCGTAGAGTCCAAAATCTATGGCACACCCGTGAAGTCACAAAATGCCGTTTTGGACCTGACGTTTATCTGGAACTACAACGACAACGAAGTAAAAGACATCGGAGACTCGCAACCGATCTATGATGGCTTTAGCCGGAACGTGATCAAAGCCGGACTTACCCGTAGTGCATTCTACCTCCCGATTGTCGTTGGGGCAAACTTCGATGCAAATGGCAAGTATCTTAGTCCAAAGTTTCAGACAGATGCAAATGGTGTGCAAGAACGTGTTTATGTAGGTCGCCCAATGCCACTCTACAATGGTTCCTTTACTGCAAACCTGAACCTCTTTAAGAGTCTGAATGTGTATGTCCTTACCGATTGGGCATTGGGTCATAGCATGTTTAATGGAACCCAGCAATTCCATAGCAATCCCACCTATGGTAACAACAAGGCTTATAACGAACTGCGGGCGCAATTGGGCTTGGTCACCATCCCCAATATCACAGCGCTTGCTGTTGGCTCTGCCGAGTATAAAACCGCCGCCGAAAAGTTGGTGTATATGGAACACAGTGTGATTTCCAACTACATCCAGCCTGCAGACTACTTCAAAATCCGCGAGGTGAGCGTTAGCTACAATATTGGTCAGTTGCTTACCAAAACAACGGCCAATAAAGTATTAAAAGGGGCAAGCCTCTCGGTCGCTGGACGCAACCTCTGGACCTTGACCGATCCAAAATTCAAAGGGGCAGACGTGGAAATCAATGGAACGGGGGCTCGTAGCTTGGGTCGTGGACAAGACTTCCTGACACTCCAAACCCCACGTCAGTATTATGCAACCCTTAGCTTGGGCTTCTAA
- a CDS encoding pyridoxal phosphate-dependent aminotransferase translates to MKPLAKRTDTLFQSDIRAVTALVNRVNGINLGQGICDLPTPEPIKKGAEAAIEENRSIYTSYAGIPELRTAITEKARRFNHITVPSSNDVMVSVGSTGAFVSTMFALFEPGDEAILFEPFYGYHRNLLALTGVVTKTIAMRGLNWQVDFGEVRAVLSSKTKAIVINTPGNPCGKVWTRAELEEIKAIAEAYDLYVITDEIYEYMTYDGNEHVSFASLPNAYERTITLSGFSKTYNMTGWRLGYALAPEPLIEKMGLLNDLFYICAPAPLQYGLAEAFMMPDDYFTHMMADYTRKRKRMGDTLEAIGFEVPWPQGAYYILANFEDLSRKVAGFSDDRAACETLVKRAKVASVPGNSFFHHPEDGHYYLRFCFAKEWPVLEEACENLLRAFE, encoded by the coding sequence ATGAAACCACTTGCCAAACGCACCGACACCTTGTTCCAAAGTGACATTCGTGCCGTTACCGCTCTTGTTAACCGTGTAAACGGCATTAATCTGGGACAGGGTATTTGCGATTTACCTACGCCGGAGCCGATTAAAAAAGGGGCAGAAGCGGCTATCGAGGAAAACCGAAGCATTTATACGTCTTATGCGGGTATTCCTGAGTTGAGGACTGCTATTACCGAAAAAGCCCGCCGTTTTAACCACATTACGGTCCCTTCCTCCAATGATGTAATGGTGAGCGTAGGTTCTACGGGAGCCTTTGTTTCCACTATGTTTGCCCTTTTCGAGCCGGGTGATGAGGCCATTCTCTTTGAGCCGTTCTATGGGTATCACCGCAATTTGCTGGCACTGACAGGCGTGGTTACCAAAACCATTGCCATGCGTGGTTTGAATTGGCAGGTGGACTTTGGCGAGGTGCGTGCGGTCCTTTCTTCCAAAACAAAGGCCATCGTGATCAATACCCCCGGAAATCCGTGCGGGAAAGTGTGGACCCGAGCAGAATTAGAGGAAATAAAGGCAATTGCCGAAGCATATGACCTGTACGTCATTACAGATGAAATTTACGAATACATGACGTATGACGGGAATGAACATGTGTCCTTTGCGTCGCTGCCTAACGCTTATGAGCGTACCATCACGCTTTCCGGTTTCTCTAAAACCTATAACATGACGGGCTGGCGGCTCGGATACGCACTTGCACCCGAACCGCTCATTGAAAAAATGGGCTTATTGAATGACTTGTTTTATATCTGTGCGCCAGCACCTTTACAATATGGCCTTGCCGAAGCCTTTATGATGCCAGATGATTACTTTACCCACATGATGGCAGACTATACCCGCAAGCGTAAACGGATGGGGGATACCTTGGAAGCGATTGGATTCGAGGTACCTTGGCCACAAGGCGCATATTATATATTGGCGAATTTTGAAGACCTTTCAAGAAAAGTGGCTGGATTTTCGGACGATAGGGCCGCTTGCGAAACACTCGTTAAACGGGCCAAAGTGGCTTCGGTACCAGGAAATTCATTCTTTCATCATCCCGAAGATGGTCATTATTATTTGCGGTTCTGTTTTGCAAAAGAATGGCCCGTCTTAGAAGAAGCCTGCGAAAACCTGCTTCGGGCTTTTGAATAA
- a CDS encoding 6-carboxytetrahydropterin synthase → MYVTRQVHFNAAHRLHNAAFDDAWNHQTYGHCNHPNWHGHNYVLEVTLAGPPNPDTGYLMDLGELNRILQEKIVTKCDHRNLNMDVDFLQGIIPSSENLVVAFWNELTGVLPPHLLHCVRLWETPRNMAEYFGEMA, encoded by the coding sequence GTGTATGTGACGCGACAGGTACATTTTAATGCAGCTCACCGCCTCCACAATGCGGCATTTGATGATGCTTGGAATCACCAGACCTACGGCCATTGTAACCACCCCAATTGGCACGGACACAACTATGTATTGGAAGTTACCCTTGCTGGGCCTCCAAATCCAGACACAGGGTATCTTATGGATCTGGGCGAACTGAACCGGATCCTTCAGGAAAAAATTGTAACCAAATGTGATCATCGTAACCTAAATATGGATGTGGACTTTTTACAAGGCATCATTCCTTCGTCCGAAAACCTAGTGGTCGCTTTTTGGAATGAGTTGACTGGTGTGCTGCCTCCTCATCTCTTGCATTGTGTCCGCCTTTGGGAGACTCCCCGCAATATGGCCGAATATTTTGGAGAAATGGCCTGA
- a CDS encoding histidine triad nucleotide-binding protein produces MEQKTLFQRIMDREIPAQVVHEDNWCIAFRDIAPKAPTHLLIVPRKPIPSLDALAPEDAPIIGHLFVVAKQLAAAEGLSNGYRTVFNCGQDAGQTVFHLHLHLMGGRSFAWPPG; encoded by the coding sequence ATGGAACAAAAAACTTTATTTCAGCGCATCATGGACCGCGAAATTCCTGCGCAAGTGGTCCACGAAGACAATTGGTGTATCGCCTTTCGCGATATTGCCCCCAAAGCACCAACACACCTTCTGATTGTTCCACGGAAGCCCATCCCAAGCCTTGATGCTTTGGCGCCGGAGGATGCCCCTATCATTGGACACCTATTTGTGGTTGCCAAACAATTGGCCGCTGCCGAGGGCTTATCCAATGGATACCGAACGGTGTTTAATTGTGGCCAAGATGCCGGACAAACGGTATTCCACTTGCACTTACATTTGATGGGTGGGCGCTCTTTTGCATGGCCCCCCGGATAA
- the priA gene encoding primosomal protein N': MTVQVALLGFPFLEPFTYAVPDAHSIVPGLAVVVPLGSRQVTGVVTVGPVEAAPTTDPAKIRFILQVLDEVPVCDTSMLQLTKWVADYYVCGWGEVLRAALPNGIGRVSQLRYYVRAGSEPEDSAIQQAVFAELKAKPGQTLQELLHVLGPELRPSLMRSMEQRGILIAELVLEAAKVRVKTEKHLRFTLGTQANLPQILPILKGAKQRQLVLVLDEWTRAYRPEPAQKTLLAEANVGASTAKSLIEAGLLEVVEKEVIRTPYGDEPDNGAAHPPAHVLHSGQRLALDALEEAIENRVFSPFLLHGVTGSGKTEVYIAALKKVLARRQTGMVLVPEIALTPQTVHRFREHFGDRIAVLHSRMSDGERYDAWRLLREGRYDVVIGPRSAVFAPLRNIGLIVVDEEHESSYKQFDPAPRYHARDVAVYRALLAQATVVLGSATPSIESHVNAEQGKYTRLSMPVRVPVAGHAAAPLPEVETIDLTLEQKKKSLSGSISRPLKSAIQLRLSKGEQVILLQNRRGYAPVLSCVTCGWTAYCPSCAVTLTLHKNNHQLRCHYCGYHEPVPHRCPKCHAASVKEVGVGTQKVEEELQALFPEARILRMDQDTTGRKEAHEKLLSAFGRGEADILLGTQMVAKGLDFPRVTLVGVVNADTGLLFPDFRAAEQTFQLLAQVAGRAGRGHLRGEVIFQTRNPRHPAIFYAERHDFHNFIASELPARSTLHYPPYGRLVAVEFGGPDEERTQKLAEDWTSLLREIITEKALSGKRFEVNGPMPPMIPKIKRIFRFHTLLKVSKRIPVITLQQLLREAQMRYGNPPKNYRVAIDVDPIGLL; the protein is encoded by the coding sequence ATAACGGTTCAAGTTGCCCTACTCGGTTTTCCATTTTTGGAGCCATTCACGTATGCCGTTCCGGATGCACATTCGATTGTACCGGGATTGGCTGTGGTGGTGCCGTTGGGCAGTCGGCAAGTTACGGGTGTGGTTACAGTAGGTCCTGTGGAGGCAGCACCTACTACCGATCCGGCCAAAATCCGATTCATCCTTCAGGTGTTAGACGAGGTGCCCGTTTGCGATACGTCTATGCTCCAGTTGACCAAATGGGTGGCAGATTATTATGTTTGCGGCTGGGGGGAAGTCCTGCGGGCAGCACTGCCCAATGGTATCGGGCGCGTGAGTCAACTTAGGTATTATGTACGGGCAGGCAGTGAGCCGGAAGATTCAGCGATACAGCAAGCCGTTTTTGCGGAATTGAAAGCTAAACCCGGTCAGACTTTGCAGGAGTTATTGCATGTTTTGGGGCCGGAATTGCGCCCCTCGCTGATGCGTAGCATGGAACAACGCGGTATTTTAATCGCTGAACTTGTTTTAGAGGCCGCCAAAGTCCGGGTAAAAACCGAAAAACATTTGCGGTTTACCTTGGGCACACAAGCCAATTTACCGCAGATTCTGCCGATACTCAAGGGAGCGAAGCAACGGCAATTGGTCTTGGTCTTGGATGAATGGACGCGGGCCTATCGTCCAGAGCCTGCGCAAAAAACACTGCTTGCGGAGGCCAATGTGGGTGCTAGTACGGCAAAATCGCTGATAGAAGCCGGACTATTGGAGGTGGTAGAGAAGGAAGTAATCCGAACGCCTTATGGGGACGAGCCAGACAATGGCGCAGCCCATCCACCTGCTCATGTCTTGCATTCGGGACAACGTTTAGCACTCGATGCCTTAGAAGAAGCCATAGAAAATCGGGTGTTTAGCCCTTTTCTTCTGCATGGTGTTACGGGATCCGGAAAAACAGAGGTGTATATTGCGGCGCTTAAAAAAGTGTTGGCACGTCGGCAGACGGGTATGGTATTGGTTCCGGAAATCGCCCTTACCCCGCAGACGGTTCACCGCTTTCGGGAACATTTTGGCGACCGGATTGCAGTTCTACACTCGCGCATGAGCGACGGTGAACGTTATGATGCGTGGCGTTTGTTGCGCGAGGGACGTTATGACGTGGTGATTGGGCCGCGTTCGGCTGTGTTTGCGCCCCTTCGTAATATTGGGTTGATTGTGGTGGACGAGGAGCACGAATCCAGTTATAAACAGTTTGATCCTGCACCGCGATATCATGCACGCGATGTTGCGGTGTATCGTGCTTTGTTGGCGCAAGCAACGGTGGTGCTTGGCTCGGCCACGCCTTCCATCGAAAGCCATGTCAATGCCGAACAAGGCAAATATACACGGCTCTCTATGCCGGTACGTGTACCTGTAGCCGGACATGCTGCGGCCCCGCTTCCAGAAGTAGAAACGATAGACCTAACACTGGAGCAGAAAAAAAAGAGCCTTTCCGGATCCATCTCCCGCCCTTTAAAGTCGGCGATTCAACTACGCCTCTCGAAAGGAGAGCAAGTGATTTTACTCCAAAACCGTCGTGGATACGCTCCTGTATTGTCTTGTGTCACTTGCGGCTGGACTGCCTATTGCCCGTCGTGTGCCGTAACCCTAACGTTGCATAAAAACAATCATCAGCTTCGGTGCCATTATTGCGGATACCACGAGCCCGTCCCCCACCGATGCCCCAAATGCCATGCTGCATCGGTGAAAGAGGTGGGCGTAGGAACCCAAAAGGTGGAAGAAGAACTGCAAGCCTTGTTTCCCGAAGCCCGTATTCTGCGTATGGACCAGGACACAACGGGCCGAAAAGAAGCCCACGAAAAACTGCTTTCGGCATTTGGCCGTGGGGAGGCTGATATTTTATTGGGTACCCAGATGGTCGCAAAAGGGTTAGACTTCCCGCGGGTTACCCTTGTTGGGGTGGTGAATGCCGATACTGGTTTGTTGTTTCCGGATTTTCGGGCGGCCGAGCAGACCTTTCAATTGCTGGCACAAGTGGCCGGACGTGCCGGAAGGGGCCATTTACGGGGGGAAGTGATCTTCCAAACCCGAAACCCGCGACATCCCGCCATCTTTTATGCGGAACGCCACGACTTTCACAACTTTATCGCTTCTGAATTGCCCGCCCGAAGTACTCTGCACTATCCGCCTTACGGGAGATTGGTGGCGGTGGAATTTGGTGGGCCAGATGAGGAACGTACCCAAAAACTCGCCGAGGATTGGACCTCTCTCCTCCGTGAGATCATAACGGAAAAAGCACTTTCCGGAAAACGGTTTGAGGTGAATGGGCCTATGCCACCCATGATTCCCAAAATAAAACGCATCTTTCGGTTTCATACCTTGCTCAAGGTCTCTAAACGCATCCCCGTAATCACCTTACAGCAGCTCCTTCGGGAAGCCCAGATGCGCTATGGAAATCCGCCGAAAAACTATCGGGTGGCCATAGATGTGGATCCCATTGGGTTGTTGTGA